In one Candidatus Absconditicoccus praedator genomic region, the following are encoded:
- a CDS encoding mechanosensitive ion channel family protein, protein MDTAQETAQEGGEFGLNMILEAGILSFLGKMLLAIIVFVVLLMIAKAVSASVRNRVVENTVVDDDEYSKKVGDLIGTLTYYTGVVLSMFIGLQIVGFDIGILLGGISVGLGFAFKEVLGNLLAGVLILTTKEFKLGDNIEIQGSNNYFGTIEEITMRYTVLRGLDLRRTVMPNLELITNPVMTFTSEDLLKLNTTVIVGYGTDLDRASQIALEAVNNLEVVKNKDENKTMITNLKDSDFGTNGVEIKVIFHVEPGGDVKGPGGPISQANKAIYNAFIENGINIPYPHTSITVDKNDKNLLGSAMYVINKSRNS, encoded by the coding sequence ATGGATACAGCACAAGAAACAGCACAAGAATGAGGAGAGTTTGGTCTGAATATGATATTAGAAGCAGGTATACTTAGTTTTTTGGGAAAAATGCTATTAGCAATTATTGTTTTTGTAGTACTATTAATGATAGCAAAAGCAGTTTCTGCTTCTGTAAGGAACAGGGTTGTTGAAAATACTGTTGTAGATGATGATGAGTATTCAAAAAAAGTATGAGATCTTATAGGAACATTGACTTATTACACTTGAGTAGTTTTATCAATGTTTATAGGTCTTCAGATAGTTTGATTTGATATATGAATTTTGCTTGGATGAATATCAGTAGGTTTGTGATTTGCATTCAAGGAAGTTTTGGGTAATTTGTTGGCGTGAGTTTTGATACTTACTACCAAAGAGTTTAAGCTGGGAGACAATATAGAAATTCAAGGTTCAAATAATTATTTTTGAACAATTGAAGAAATAACTATGAGATATACAGTCTTGAGAGGGCTTGACTTGAGAAGAACAGTAATGCCAAATCTTGAACTTATTACCAATCCTGTTATGACATTTACATCAGAAGATTTATTGAAATTGAATACTACTGTAATTGTATGATACTGAACAGATCTTGATAGGGCATCTCAAATAGCTTTGGAAGCTGTAAACAATCTTGAAGTTGTTAAAAATAAAGATGAAAATAAAACAATGATAACTAATTTAAAAGATAGTGATTTTGGTACTAACTGAGTAGAGATAAAAGTAATTTTCCATGTAGAACCATGAGGTGACGTAAAAGGTCCTTGATGACCAATTTCTCAGGCCAATAAAGCTATATATAATGCATTTATAGAAAATTGAATTAATATTCCTTATCCTCATACAAGTATCACTGTTGATAAAAATGACAAAAACCTTCTTGGTAGTGCTATGTATGTTATTAATAAATCAAGAAATAGTTAG
- a CDS encoding DUF368 domain-containing protein: MNAIKTFIKGFFIGIANIVPGLSGGTLAVIFGIYEKLINSIWNFLKTFSKKDFLFLFNIFIGAIIGIFIFAKVLGFLLEQYETQVSLIFFGLVLGSVPFLIKQISNKKVSLQNFFLLVFAILIVLFLNIGLNTETVENQNTINIDFLYGIKLLISGMIAASAMIIPGFSGSMLLIIIGEYYNIIHIVENFILEGILIIGVGAILGILTIVRLIKYLFENHKDITYTFIVGLILGSLYSIFPNEAIEQPTIINLLMFILGIITAYLFSKL, encoded by the coding sequence ATGAATGCAATAAAAACTTTTATAAAATGATTTTTCATTTGAATAGCAAATATAGTACCATGACTATCATGATGAACTCTAGCTGTTATTTTTTGAATCTATGAAAAACTTATAAATTCAATATGGAATTTTTTAAAAACTTTTTCAAAAAAAGATTTTTTATTTTTATTTAATATATTTATAGGAGCTATTATATGAATATTTATTTTTGCAAAAGTATTATGATTTTTACTAGAACAATATGAAACACAAGTAAGTTTAATATTTTTTTGACTTGTATTATGATCTGTTCCATTTTTAATTAAGCAAATCTCAAATAAAAAAGTTTCGTTACAAAATTTTTTCTTACTGGTTTTTGCAATATTAATAGTGTTATTTTTAAATATTTGACTTAATACCGAAACAGTTGAAAATCAAAACACAATAAATATTGATTTTTTATATTGAATAAAACTTCTAATAAGCTGAATGATAGCTGCTTCAGCGATGATTATACCATGATTTTCTGGATCTATGTTGTTGATTATTATATGAGAGTATTATAATATCATACATATAGTAGAAAACTTTATATTAGAATGAATCTTAATTATATGAGTTTGAGCTATATTATGAATTCTTACAATAGTGAGATTGATAAAATATCTATTTGAAAACCATAAAGATATTACATATACTTTTATTGTATGACTAATCCTATGAAGTCTTTATTCAATATTTCCAAATGAAGCTATAGAACAACCAACCATAATAAACTTACTAATGTTTATTTTATGAATAATCACAGCATATTTATTCAGTAAATTATAA
- a CDS encoding sortase has translation MNQVKLQDLGRKKTSKIKESNYNSKKTKTTYSRGKSKFNFFSIFGELFRFSIVLSVVTIGGIIFVNMNLFYYTFKETFFSHEIYAGDSSFATVEDFSSFNQPEKSENNSSNIQDQDKVQDDSFSGIEDEKIRGMVEDGLSQVDSEDNIENRKNMKDILRTNFNDYSFDFNLNPPDNRIIIPSIGVDAPIVDVDYVNPQKMAEANFEEELYDGVVKYPFTPSPEDDGNMFVFGHTSYYRWRDNDYGEVFARIPRLDDGDKIKVLWGGNLYKYEVVTKAIRRPAEVGDFYEEHRDGNYITLMGCYPIGSNAQRILVMAKQLEEVESDEIVFKN, from the coding sequence ATGAATCAAGTAAAACTTCAAGATTTATGAAGAAAAAAAACATCAAAAATTAAAGAAAGTAATTATAACTCAAAAAAAACCAAGACTACTTATTCAAGATGAAAATCAAAATTTAACTTTTTTTCAATATTTGGTGAACTTTTTAGGTTTTCTATTGTTTTGTCTGTAGTTACAATATGATGAATAATCTTTGTAAACATGAATCTTTTTTATTATACCTTTAAGGAAACTTTTTTTTCTCATGAAATTTATGCTGGTGATTCTTCTTTTGCTACTGTAGAAGACTTTTCAAGTTTTAATCAACCAGAAAAATCTGAAAACAATTCATCTAATATTCAAGATCAAGATAAAGTACAGGATGATAGTTTTAGTGGGATAGAAGATGAAAAAATCCGCTGAATGGTAGAAGATTGACTTTCACAGGTAGATTCTGAAGATAATATAGAAAACAGAAAAAATATGAAAGATATTTTAAGGACAAATTTTAATGACTATTCTTTTGATTTTAATCTAAATCCGCCTGATAATAGAATAATAATTCCTTCTATATGAGTAGATGCTCCTATTGTAGATGTTGATTATGTAAATCCTCAAAAAATGGCAGAAGCTAATTTTGAAGAAGAATTATATGATGGTGTAGTGAAATATCCTTTTACACCTTCTCCTGAAGATGATTGAAATATGTTTGTTTTTTGACATACAAGTTATTATCGGTGGAGAGATAATGATTATTGAGAAGTTTTCGCAAGAATACCAAGATTGGATGATGGTGATAAAATAAAAGTCCTTTGGTGATGAAATCTTTATAAGTATGAAGTTGTTACAAAGGCAATAAGACGGCCAGCTGAAGTATGAGATTTTTATGAAGAGCATAGAGATTGAAATTATATAACATTGATGTGATGTTATCCTATTTGATCAAATGCTCAAAGAATCTTGGTTATGGCAAAACAATTAGAAGAAGTAGAAAGTGATGAAATTGTCTTTAAAAATTAA
- a CDS encoding murein hydrolase activator EnvC family protein, with protein MKYLLLICLLLVSFSVSANQSDNIDKVDGLTGEVSDMNVDDLIEEESFGDTTNPIESFRESQFEAIAPLLQSNGNGARLDTQKAQDRLNELNSSFEHVISDIESVQARKDRIQSRYEDIRNGIINIIRTSRETKHNIKQRISAVRELTYRINKLEKRVDFLRNEIGQTKEELASNISVLYRINNDYYGSSGQIDSIRLLANTDNIASSLSSEDVMKSMMYHTDDLMELLGDRKKAYEETVGRYNDYRTRYRKEVQNYKGKIEEYEQQKENLKKIVDFLQEDREYTQEEFQDLVDQKEAVKNRISLIKNYESSMSNEALSVSGVDLSKLYENSERPDEGNFFSWPVLPVERFSAFFEDDDYKEVHGTDHNAIDVVVEQGTEVYAPANGVVYKVVNQDGPGLNWFVMAHKHGYITVYLHMQDIFVQKGDYVDRGELIGLTGGTPGTRGAGLLSSGPHLHFEVIQDGEYIDPLEVLDLSVVKDRRALPKEYQVKYMEDRLSRSYDMSGISYASGDTVEERRKDYLARNAIGPYSDVELWEAASQGTDVDIDFGICIAAAESGLGRNMTTEWNVGNVGNNDRGDRIGYDTPAQGARMIYLTLVNSFLGHHNTIDKLSRWGNKDGSIYASSPKNWQKNVSRCLSSIKGYWVPEDYPFRKATQMDDIAAR; from the coding sequence ATGAAGTATTTGTTGCTTATATGCTTATTATTAGTTTCTTTTTCAGTTAGTGCAAATCAGTCTGATAATATAGATAAGGTGGATTGACTTACTGGAGAAGTATCAGATATGAATGTAGATGATCTAATAGAAGAAGAATCTTTTTGAGATACTACAAATCCAATAGAAAGCTTTAGGGAGTCTCAATTTGAAGCTATAGCCCCTTTATTGCAATCAAATTGAAATTGAGCAAGATTGGATACTCAAAAAGCTCAGGATAGATTAAATGAGCTAAATTCTAGTTTTGAGCATGTTATATCTGATATCGAGTCTGTGCAAGCAAGAAAAGATAGAATTCAGTCAAGATATGAAGATATAAGAAATTGAATTATAAATATAATTAGAACTTCAAGAGAAACTAAGCATAATATAAAACAAAGAATTTCGGCGGTAAGAGAACTAACTTATAGGATAAATAAGCTAGAAAAAAGAGTTGATTTTTTAAGGAATGAAATAGGTCAAACTAAAGAAGAATTGGCTTCAAACATATCAGTTTTGTATAGAATTAATAATGATTATTACTGATCTTCTGGGCAAATTGATAGTATAAGACTCTTAGCAAACACTGATAATATAGCATCTAGTCTTTCATCTGAGGATGTTATGAAGTCTATGATGTATCATACAGATGATTTGATGGAGTTGTTGTGAGATAGAAAAAAAGCCTATGAAGAAACGGTTGGTAGATATAATGATTACAGAACAAGATATAGAAAAGAAGTTCAAAATTATAAATGAAAAATAGAAGAATATGAGCAACAAAAAGAAAACCTTAAAAAGATAGTAGATTTTCTACAAGAAGATAGAGAGTATACACAAGAAGAATTTCAAGATCTTGTAGATCAAAAGGAAGCAGTGAAAAATAGAATTTCTCTAATAAAAAATTATGAATCATCTATGAGTAATGAAGCCTTGTCAGTATCTGGTGTTGATTTATCAAAACTTTATGAAAACTCTGAAAGACCAGATGAATGAAATTTTTTCTCTTGGCCTGTGTTGCCAGTAGAAAGATTTTCAGCTTTTTTTGAAGATGATGATTATAAGGAAGTTCATTGAACAGATCATAATGCAATAGATGTGGTTGTTGAACAATGAACAGAAGTTTATGCACCTGCAAACTGAGTTGTTTATAAAGTAGTTAACCAGGATGGTCCGTGATTGAATTGGTTTGTAATGGCCCATAAGCATTGATATATAACTGTATATTTACATATGCAAGATATATTTGTGCAAAAATGAGATTATGTTGATAGATGAGAGTTGATATGACTAACAGGTTGAACTCCATGAACAAGGTGAGCCTGACTTCTAAGTAGTTGACCTCATCTGCATTTTGAAGTTATACAAGATGGTGAGTATATAGATCCTTTGGAAGTTTTGGATCTAAGTGTTGTTAAAGATAGAAGAGCACTTCCTAAGGAATACCAAGTAAAGTATATGGAGGATAGGCTTTCAAGAAGTTATGATATGTCAGGTATTAGTTATGCATCTTGAGACACTGTGGAAGAAAGGAGAAAAGATTATCTTGCAAGAAATGCAATATGACCTTACTCTGATGTTGAGCTTTGGGAGGCAGCATCTCAATGAACAGATGTTGATATAGATTTTGGTATATGTATAGCTGCTGCAGAAAGTGGTCTTTGAAGAAATATGACTACAGAATGGAATGTATGAAATGTATGAAATAATGATAGGTGAGATAGAATTGGTTATGATACTCCAGCTCAATGAGCAAGAATGATATATCTAACACTGGTGAATAGTTTTTTATGACATCATAATACTATAGACAAGCTGTCTAGATGGTGAAATAAAGATTGATCTATATATGCTAGTAGTCCTAAAAATTGGCAAAAAAATGTTTCAAGATGTTTATCAAGTATTAAATGATACTGGGTGCCAGAGGATTACCCTTTTAGGAAAGCAACCCAAATGGATGATATTGCTGCAAGATAA
- a CDS encoding helicase HerA domain-containing protein, translated as MVDKVVLWAEQLGKKLAQFFDFSSVKKDEYLVYKIKPFKEAENSITYWEGFVDNFVGLKGKIYFVIEGNKKSIQNYAIVPPELQDLFESSFYSYFADSESFQVDKKIHIDNIRYINFGFEKFYTRQDFTKDGVYLDPLKSIYGVFYNIKEEDGKLNLIFGYDLSVKDGLCGKIKKLFLKVGFLNQPEEQDESKNKEKIGFFIGLNHNFKNSEHKSLKNLTSVLDSLGEGGKSKITSRKKVFKLDIEQISNFFHLPSSNYVIKNLDYLEFRKLPFPPNVPTLNNTDKNNITLLGYTDYKNESSKFGIKNEDKFKHMYVIGKTGMGKSTLLSNMIRSDFVSNKGTAVIDPHGDLVETLLQYVPSWRSNNVVLFDVTDYEYPIGFNILQYQTEEEKNLVVSGIVSTFKKLYGDSWGPRLEYILRNVILSLVEYPNATLLHLIRILKDKNFQEEVLEYVNDPIVLKFWREEFDKWQDKFKDEAIAPIVNKVGQFLSSPIIRNIFGQPQTSLNFRKIMDEGKILLINLSKGKIGEDNANMIGSFIVTKFQIDSMSRADLAFEDRNDFYLYIDEFQNFATESFESILSEARKYKLSLVVANQYISQIDEKIKNAIFGNVGTIISFGLGYDDSKIISDQFKNIITPQEIISLPKFKAYAKLAIDGVTYDPFSMETFPLPKPQQGEDTKQKIIKQSRQRYGKEKEKLEAYIKQWSDKSFSKTEKAVEKAKKMSSSQNNKENKPTKSNNDENVGIELGQWFDGIVKLKYNYGVFVIVGENEGLLHKKKISVPDGVRWKDLYQIGDPIKVKAEDYKEVDGEQKIVWTQLD; from the coding sequence ATGGTAGATAAAGTTGTATTGTGGGCAGAACAACTTGGAAAAAAATTGGCACAATTTTTTGACTTTTCTTCAGTAAAAAAAGATGAATATCTAGTATATAAGATAAAACCTTTTAAAGAGGCAGAAAATAGTATTACATACTGGGAGTGATTTGTTGATAATTTTGTGTGACTAAAATGAAAAATATATTTTGTGATAGAATGAAACAAAAAGTCTATTCAAAATTATGCTATAGTACCACCAGAACTGCAAGATTTGTTTGAAAGTAGTTTTTATTCTTACTTTGCAGATTCTGAAAGTTTTCAAGTAGATAAGAAAATCCATATAGATAATATTAGGTATATAAATTTTGGTTTTGAAAAATTTTATACAAGACAGGATTTTACAAAAGATTGAGTTTACTTAGACCCTTTGAAAAGTATATATTGAGTTTTTTATAATATTAAAGAAGAAGACTGAAAACTTAATTTAATTTTTGGATATGATTTAAGTGTAAAAGATTGACTTTGTTGAAAAATTAAAAAATTATTTTTAAAAGTATGATTTTTGAATCAACCAGAAGAGCAAGACGAATCAAAAAACAAAGAAAAAATATGATTTTTTATTTGATTAAATCATAACTTTAAAAACTCAGAGCATAAATCACTGAAAAATCTTACTTCTGTACTGGATTCATTAGGAGAATGATGAAAATCAAAAATAACATCAAGGAAGAAAGTATTTAAGCTTGATATAGAACAAATTTCTAATTTTTTTCATTTGCCTTCTAGTAATTATGTTATTAAAAATTTAGACTATTTAGAATTTAGAAAACTTCCTTTTCCGCCCAATGTACCAACTCTAAATAATACAGATAAAAACAATATCACATTACTTTGATACACCGACTATAAAAATGAGTCTTCAAAGTTTGGTATTAAAAATGAAGACAAGTTTAAACATATGTATGTGATTTGAAAAACTTGAATGTGAAAATCTACACTTCTTTCAAATATGATTAGAAGTGATTTTGTTAGTAATAAGTGAACCGCAGTGATAGATCCACACTGAGATTTAGTGGAAACTTTATTGCAGTATGTACCTTCTTGGAGAAGTAATAATGTTGTACTATTTGATGTTACTGACTATGAGTATCCTATAGGTTTTAATATACTTCAATATCAAACAGAAGAAGAAAAAAATTTAGTTGTCAGTGGTATAGTTAGTACATTCAAAAAATTATATTGAGATAGTTGGTGACCTAGACTTGAATATATATTAAGAAATGTTATTTTGTCTTTGGTGGAGTATCCAAATGCTACACTTTTGCACTTGATAAGGATTTTGAAAGATAAAAATTTTCAAGAAGAAGTGTTGGAGTATGTAAATGATCCAATAGTTCTAAAGTTTTGGAGAGAAGAATTTGATAAATGGCAAGATAAATTTAAGGATGAAGCTATAGCTCCAATAGTTAACAAAGTTTGACAGTTCTTATCTTCTCCTATAATAAGAAATATTTTTGGTCAACCTCAAACATCCTTGAATTTTAGAAAAATAATGGATGAATGAAAAATACTGCTTATAAATCTTAGTAAATGAAAAATATGAGAAGATAATGCAAACATGATTGGTTCTTTTATAGTTACGAAGTTTCAAATTGATTCAATGTCTCGTGCTGATCTTGCTTTTGAAGATAGAAATGATTTTTATTTGTATATAGATGAGTTTCAAAATTTTGCTACTGAAAGTTTTGAAAGTATTCTTTCAGAAGCAAGGAAGTATAAACTTTCTTTGGTTGTAGCAAATCAATATATTTCTCAAATAGATGAAAAGATAAAAAATGCTATATTTGGTAATGTAGGTACTATAATTAGCTTTTGACTTGGTTATGATGATAGTAAAATAATATCAGACCAGTTTAAAAATATTATAACTCCTCAAGAAATTATTTCATTACCTAAGTTTAAGGCCTATGCAAAGCTTGCAATTGATTGAGTTACATATGATCCTTTTAGTATGGAAACATTCCCTCTTCCTAAGCCACAACAGTGAGAAGATACAAAACAAAAAATAATAAAACAATCAAGACAAAGATATTGAAAAGAAAAAGAAAAACTTGAAGCATATATTAAACAGTGGTCTGATAAATCTTTTTCTAAAACAGAAAAGGCAGTAGAAAAAGCAAAGAAAATGTCCTCATCACAAAATAATAAAGAAAACAAACCTACAAAATCAAATAATGATGAAAATGTTTGAATAGAGCTTTGACAGTGGTTTGATGGTATAGTAAAACTAAAATATAATTATTGAGTATTTGTGATAGTTTGAGAAAATGAGTGATTGCTTCATAAAAAAAAGATATCTGTACCAGACTGAGTAAGGTGGAAAGACTTGTATCAGATTTGAGATCCTATAAAAGTAAAAGCAGAAGATTATAAAGAAGTGGATTGAGAGCAAAAGATAGTTTGGACACAACTTGATTAA
- the lgt gene encoding prolipoprotein diacylglyceryl transferase, whose amino-acid sequence MESIDFFDFQIHLYGVFYFVSFVIGYLFFYWIGKKGFFKKDKKFQRFLEKGLDDLALASILGVLVGGRLGYVLFYDLGYFMENPLHIFFLWQGGMAFVGGVIGVILGFFYIKRKYSLNFSHLLLLGDLVLIIGTLGIFLGRIGNFLNQELYGKPVKDLPFVLNINLLENVGLYYTYDRVDDKIRVNTNIIEAILEGLVLFIAFLIIFFKKYVKNNFKPGFIVALFLIFYSIFRFFAEFLRDESMVDYVWIFTSSQWFMFLFFFSGLWIWIYLLKDLKK is encoded by the coding sequence ATGGAATCTATAGATTTTTTCGATTTTCAGATACATCTTTATTGAGTTTTTTATTTTGTGAGTTTTGTGATTGGTTACTTGTTTTTTTATTGGATAGGTAAAAAATGATTTTTTAAAAAAGATAAAAAATTTCAAAGGTTTTTGGAAAAATGACTTGATGATTTGGCTTTGGCTTCAATACTTTGAGTTTTAGTCTGAGGTAGGCTTTGATATGTGTTGTTCTATGATTTGTGATATTTTATGGAAAACCCTTTGCATATATTTTTCTTGTGGCAGTGAGGTATGGCTTTTGTATGAGGAGTTATTTGAGTTATTTTATGATTTTTTTATATCAAAAGAAAATATTCTCTTAACTTTTCTCATCTTTTGTTGTTGTGAGATTTGGTGTTGATAATTTGAACATTATGAATTTTTTTGTGAAGGATATGAAATTTTCTAAATCAAGAACTTTACTGAAAACCTGTGAAAGATTTGCCATTTGTTTTGAATATAAATCTTTTGGAAAATGTTTGACTTTATTATACTTATGATAGAGTTGATGATAAAATTAGGGTAAATACCAATATTATAGAGGCTATACTTGAGGGTTTGGTGCTTTTTATAGCTTTCTTGATAATATTTTTCAAAAAATATGTAAAAAATAATTTTAAACCTTGATTTATAGTGGCTTTATTTTTGATTTTTTATTCTATTTTTAGGTTTTTTGCTGAATTTCTAAGAGATGAAAGTATGGTTGATTATGTTTGGATTTTTACAAGCAGTCAGTGGTTTATGTTTTTGTTTTTCTTTTCATGATTATGGATTTGGATATATTTGCTCAAAGATTTAAAAAAATAA